From a region of the Methylomonas rapida genome:
- a CDS encoding alpha-E domain-containing protein — translation MLARTADNLFWMARHIERAENTARVLDVAHRSALLPLDIEGTEAYLWYAPLNITGCAAGYEVKHGLARADTVTHYMALDPENPSSIYSCLKLARENARSVRGAITSEMWEVINATWLELNRMTWNMDNEKFPDFFDWVKDRSHLFRGVTLGTIHKDIALSFIKLGTFLERADNTARILDVKYHILLPSVNDVGGAADYYQWGSLLRSVSAFEAYRKIYRDVISPLRVAELLILRDDMPRSLHACMNEVEAALIDINGASGQEARRHAGEQHAALHFGRIEDVFAQGLHEYLTDFLSHIAVLGREIRDAYMSCRDHFEPLPVRRSPMLQMQ, via the coding sequence ATGTTGGCTCGTACTGCTGATAACTTGTTCTGGATGGCGCGACATATCGAGCGCGCTGAAAACACCGCCAGGGTGCTGGACGTCGCCCATCGTTCGGCGTTACTGCCGCTGGATATCGAAGGCACCGAAGCCTACCTTTGGTACGCTCCGCTGAACATCACGGGTTGTGCGGCCGGCTATGAAGTCAAACACGGCCTGGCTCGCGCCGATACTGTCACGCATTACATGGCGCTGGACCCGGAAAATCCATCCAGCATCTACAGTTGCCTGAAGCTGGCCCGCGAAAACGCCCGCTCGGTACGCGGAGCGATTACCTCGGAAATGTGGGAAGTCATCAATGCCACCTGGCTTGAACTCAATCGCATGACCTGGAACATGGACAACGAAAAGTTTCCGGATTTTTTCGATTGGGTCAAGGACAGGTCGCATCTGTTCCGCGGCGTTACCTTGGGCACGATACACAAGGACATTGCGCTCAGTTTCATCAAGCTGGGTACTTTTCTGGAGCGGGCTGACAATACCGCGCGCATTTTGGATGTGAAATACCACATCCTGCTACCTAGCGTGAACGATGTCGGCGGCGCGGCCGATTACTACCAATGGGGATCGTTGCTGCGTTCGGTCAGCGCCTTCGAAGCTTACCGCAAGATCTATCGTGACGTGATTTCACCGCTGCGGGTGGCCGAGCTTTTGATCCTGCGCGACGACATGCCGCGTTCCCTGCACGCCTGCATGAACGAAGTAGAAGCGGCTTTGATCGACATCAACGGCGCATCCGGCCAGGAAGCCCGTCGCCACGCCGGCGAGCAGCATGCGGCCTTGCATTTCGGCCGGATAGAGGACGTGTTTGCGCAAGGCTTGCACGAATATCTGACCGATTTTTTGAGCCACATCGCCGTATTGGGCCGCGAAATCCGCGACGCTTACATGTCTTGCCGCGATCACTTCGAGCCGTTACCGGTGCGCCGAAGCCCGATGTTGCAAATGCAATGA
- a CDS encoding proteasome-type protease, protein MTYCVALKLNAGLVFASDSRTNAGVDQIACFKKMRTFVNPDDRVIVIMSSGNLSITQNAINLLEQRGRHFDQRNIWDVDSMFEVAQLLGEALREVRQHDGVFLAQNNVDASANFIVGGQLRGEAMRLFLVYAEGNFIEAGEETPYFQIGETKYGKPIIDRVINSDTPLSDAVKCVLVSFDSTMRSNLSVGLPIDLVCYNRSSLKLDFQRHITQDDAYFSQISRRWSEGLKGVFASLPNPEWLRDIDMSHRFSADS, encoded by the coding sequence ATGACTTATTGTGTTGCGCTGAAATTGAATGCCGGCCTGGTATTCGCGTCGGATTCCCGCACCAATGCCGGGGTCGATCAAATTGCTTGTTTCAAAAAGATGCGCACTTTCGTCAACCCCGACGATCGGGTAATCGTGATCATGAGCTCCGGCAATCTATCGATTACGCAAAACGCCATCAATTTGCTGGAGCAGCGGGGCCGCCATTTCGATCAACGTAACATCTGGGATGTGGATTCGATGTTCGAGGTGGCTCAATTACTGGGCGAGGCTTTACGGGAGGTGCGCCAACACGATGGCGTTTTTCTGGCTCAGAACAATGTCGATGCCAGCGCCAACTTCATCGTCGGCGGCCAGCTGCGAGGCGAGGCCATGCGATTGTTTCTGGTTTATGCCGAAGGCAATTTCATTGAAGCGGGCGAGGAAACACCGTATTTCCAAATCGGCGAAACCAAATACGGCAAACCCATCATCGACCGCGTGATCAATTCGGACACGCCGCTCAGCGATGCGGTCAAATGCGTGCTGGTGTCGTTCGACTCGACGATGCGCAGCAATTTGTCGGTCGGCTTGCCGATCGATCTGGTCTGTTACAACCGTTCCAGCCTGAAGCTGGATTTCCAGCGACACATTACCCAGGACGATGCTTATTTTTCCCAGATCAGCCGACGCTGGAGCGAAGGCCTGAAGGGCGTGTTTGCCTCGCTGCCTAATCCGGAATGGTTGCGGGATATCGATATGAGTCATCGATTTTCCGCGGATTCTTGA
- a CDS encoding transglutaminase family protein, which produces MTIRVALHHKSHYVFDRPVVASPHEIRLRPAAHSRTHVSGYSLQVKPEKHFIHWQQDAYGNFVARITFPEPTKEIDITVDLLADMTVINPFDFFVEDWAEHYPFVYPDTLKIELAPFLETEPAGPLLQTFLEDFLQGVAKDITTTNFLVRLNQKLHDLVNYVIRMEPGVQSCEETLQKKSGSCRDSAWLLVQLLRRLGIAARFVSGYLIQLVADQKPLDGPAGPGEDFTDLHAWCEAYIPGAGWVGLDATSGLLAGEGHIPLAVSATPASAAPVTGMTSICEALLNVEMKVSRIHEDPRVTKPYSEEQWQQIQALGRRIDQELRDGDVRLTQGGEPTFVSLDDMDGAEWNIAALGEEKWRLANQLLRRLQTRFAKGGVLHFGQGKWYPGEPLPRWALNVFWRTDGMPVWRDEALIAEQGGDIDATTLKRFAEALAVRLNLNTGYLIPAYEDPWLALDEESRLPTNIDPHAADLEKAEVRTALAKQLRAGLAAVKGYVLPLKAIEDKDEAYWQSSLWPLKHERLYLVPGESPMGLRLPLNSLPWLAPEDFELELPLDPFEKHEKLTEPLHKKSAKKPEPVKSSPAAKEVIHTALALEVREGLLYVFMPPLTRLQAWLELVAAIEDCAEELQQPLRLEGYPPPRDPRLLSLSVTPDPGVIEVNIHPSADWDELERHTQTLYEEARLTRLATEKFMLDGRHTGTGGGNHITLGGATPADSPFLRRPDLLKSLITYWQQHPALSYLFSGQFIGPTSQAPRVDEARDDNLYELEIAFQQMEEKLKVGEESAQPWLVDRLLRNLLIDLTGNTHRAEFCIDKLYSPDSATGRLGLVELRAFEMPPHYRMSLLQSLLLRALVARFWKTPHRGKLVYWDTALHDRFMLPHFIEQDMRDICRDLRSADYPFDDAWFAPFLEFRFPHYGSVVYEGVQLELRQAIEPWHVLGEEVRGSGTARYVDSSVERLQVKVSGMIGNRHQVVCNGRIVPLHPTGVPGEYVAGVRFKAWAPPSALHPSIGIHAPLVFDLLDGWNGRSIGGCTYHVSHPGGRNYETFPVNANEAEARRRARFWDHGHSAGPLQVKEEPVNPCFPMTLDLRWRPR; this is translated from the coding sequence ATGACCATTCGAGTTGCCCTGCATCACAAATCCCATTACGTTTTCGACCGGCCCGTGGTGGCGTCGCCACACGAAATCCGGCTGCGGCCGGCTGCGCATAGCCGCACCCATGTCTCGGGTTACTCCTTGCAAGTCAAACCGGAAAAGCATTTCATCCATTGGCAGCAGGATGCCTATGGCAACTTCGTCGCCCGTATCACCTTTCCGGAACCAACCAAGGAAATCGACATCACGGTGGATTTGCTGGCCGACATGACGGTGATCAACCCGTTCGATTTCTTCGTCGAAGATTGGGCGGAGCATTATCCGTTCGTCTACCCGGATACCTTGAAAATCGAGCTGGCGCCTTTTCTGGAAACCGAGCCCGCCGGACCATTGTTGCAAACGTTCCTAGAAGATTTTTTGCAGGGCGTTGCCAAAGACATCACCACGACCAATTTCCTGGTGAGGCTGAATCAAAAATTGCATGATTTGGTCAACTATGTGATCCGAATGGAGCCCGGCGTGCAAAGCTGCGAAGAAACCCTGCAAAAAAAATCGGGTTCCTGTCGCGATAGCGCCTGGTTATTGGTGCAGCTATTACGGCGCCTGGGCATCGCCGCGCGCTTCGTGTCCGGCTATCTGATCCAGTTGGTCGCCGATCAAAAGCCGCTGGACGGGCCGGCCGGTCCTGGTGAGGATTTCACCGATCTACATGCCTGGTGCGAGGCCTATATCCCCGGCGCCGGCTGGGTCGGTTTGGATGCCACCTCAGGTTTGCTGGCCGGCGAAGGCCATATTCCGCTGGCGGTCAGCGCGACACCGGCATCGGCCGCGCCAGTGACCGGCATGACCAGCATCTGCGAGGCGCTGCTCAACGTGGAAATGAAAGTCTCCCGCATTCACGAAGACCCGCGCGTCACCAAGCCATACAGCGAAGAACAGTGGCAACAGATTCAGGCCTTGGGGCGGCGCATCGATCAGGAGTTGCGTGACGGCGACGTACGTCTGACGCAAGGCGGCGAGCCGACCTTTGTTTCGCTGGACGACATGGACGGCGCGGAATGGAACATCGCTGCCTTGGGCGAGGAAAAATGGCGATTGGCCAATCAATTGCTGCGTCGCTTGCAGACGCGCTTTGCCAAGGGCGGGGTGTTGCATTTCGGCCAAGGCAAATGGTATCCCGGTGAACCGTTGCCCCGTTGGGCTTTGAATGTGTTCTGGCGCACCGATGGCATGCCAGTCTGGCGCGATGAGGCTTTAATTGCCGAACAGGGCGGCGACATCGATGCAACCACGCTGAAACGTTTTGCCGAAGCCTTGGCCGTGCGGCTGAATCTGAATACGGGTTATCTGATCCCGGCCTACGAAGACCCTTGGTTGGCGCTGGACGAGGAAAGCCGCTTGCCGACCAACATCGATCCACATGCCGCCGACCTGGAAAAGGCCGAAGTCAGAACGGCGTTGGCCAAGCAACTGCGCGCAGGACTGGCGGCAGTGAAAGGCTACGTGTTGCCGTTGAAGGCCATTGAAGACAAAGATGAGGCCTACTGGCAATCCAGCTTGTGGCCGTTGAAACATGAGCGTTTGTATTTGGTGCCGGGCGAGTCGCCGATGGGTTTGCGCTTGCCGTTGAACAGCCTGCCGTGGCTGGCGCCGGAAGACTTCGAGCTTGAGCTGCCGCTCGATCCTTTCGAAAAGCACGAAAAGTTGACCGAACCGCTACATAAAAAATCGGCCAAGAAACCTGAGCCGGTCAAGTCCTCGCCAGCCGCCAAGGAAGTGATACATACTGCGCTGGCACTGGAAGTGCGTGAGGGTCTGTTGTATGTGTTCATGCCGCCCTTGACTCGCTTGCAAGCCTGGCTGGAACTGGTGGCGGCGATCGAGGATTGTGCCGAAGAACTGCAGCAACCGCTCAGGTTGGAAGGTTACCCGCCGCCGCGCGATCCGCGTTTGTTGTCCTTGTCCGTGACGCCCGATCCCGGTGTCATCGAGGTCAACATCCATCCGTCCGCCGATTGGGATGAGCTGGAAAGGCACACCCAAACCCTGTACGAAGAAGCCCGGCTTACTCGGCTGGCGACAGAAAAATTCATGCTGGACGGCCGTCATACCGGCACTGGCGGCGGCAACCACATTACATTGGGTGGAGCGACTCCGGCCGACAGCCCGTTTCTGCGTCGGCCGGATTTATTGAAAAGCCTGATTACGTATTGGCAGCAGCATCCGGCTTTGTCGTATCTGTTTTCAGGCCAGTTCATCGGTCCGACTAGTCAAGCGCCGCGGGTCGACGAGGCGCGCGACGACAATCTGTACGAACTGGAAATCGCCTTCCAGCAAATGGAGGAAAAGCTCAAAGTTGGTGAGGAAAGTGCTCAACCCTGGCTGGTTGACAGATTGCTGCGTAATCTGTTGATCGATTTGACCGGCAATACTCATAGGGCAGAGTTTTGCATCGACAAGCTCTATTCGCCGGACAGCGCGACGGGCCGCTTAGGCTTGGTGGAATTGCGCGCCTTCGAAATGCCGCCGCATTACCGGATGAGCCTGCTGCAATCCTTGTTGTTACGGGCGCTGGTGGCACGATTCTGGAAAACCCCGCATCGCGGCAAGCTGGTGTATTGGGATACGGCCTTGCACGACAGATTCATGCTGCCGCATTTCATCGAACAGGATATGCGCGATATTTGCCGTGATCTGCGCAGCGCAGATTACCCGTTCGACGATGCCTGGTTCGCGCCATTCCTGGAATTTCGCTTTCCGCATTATGGCAGTGTGGTCTACGAAGGCGTGCAACTGGAATTGCGCCAGGCCATCGAGCCGTGGCATGTGTTGGGTGAGGAGGTCAGAGGCTCCGGTACCGCCCGCTATGTGGATTCCTCGGTGGAGCGTTTGCAGGTCAAGGTCAGCGGCATGATAGGCAACCGTCATCAGGTGGTGTGCAACGGCCGTATCGTGCCGCTGCATCCGACCGGCGTGCCAGGCGAATATGTGGCCGGCGTGCGTTTCAAGGCTTGGGCGCCGCCGTCGGCACTGCATCCAAGCATAGGCATACATGCGCCACTGGTGTTCGATTTGCTGGATGGCTGGAATGGACGGTCGATCGGCGGCTGCACCTATCACGTCAGCCATCCCGGTGGCCGCAATTATGAAACCTTTCCGGTCAACGCCAACGAAGCCGAAGCCCGCCGCCGCGCCCGTTTTTGGGATCACGGCCATAGCGCCGGGCCGTTGCAGGTCAAAGAGGAGCCGGTCAATCCGTGTTTTCCGATGACGCTGGATTTGCGCTGGCGGCCAAGATGA
- a CDS encoding VOC family protein — protein MLCSTHLPRYGDKQNSVFFEEYLPRLLEERDRSGLTEMIGGIEALMISVEPGNSVEYIAELALMTPYQYLVTLDSDKHMTHVLRIDMNSPDILLREVKNPEHNDIFRSLNDLYPVGAKRPHSRYLGEILLASDRHAVVAEQQQREFRFFSVGQLAELDLPVNVSLSKPSPYTQNLVGYMERPMDGIRVYHHGECVILNAAQAANDRGKEMQQRLGVADLIGPIDHLATRVYSQNREAAILEYLALSSYYWGSYDIKDQNSSTNVTKNVRQQPESASPAKVFTANNLPYCVNHLDKLPSPTETFVRNYGPRLHHIAVEVKDGQTQNKENIDYVVEAIAAQGKGFLLETVGSREEGLKQIFSSASDFSSLIIEYVQRFGDFQGFFTRENVALLTYAAGQEEGVKDRFNGSR, from the coding sequence ATGTTGTGCTCAACCCATTTGCCGCGTTACGGAGACAAACAAAATTCGGTTTTTTTCGAGGAATATCTGCCACGCTTGCTGGAAGAACGCGACCGCAGCGGTCTGACCGAGATGATAGGCGGCATCGAGGCCCTGATGATCAGCGTCGAACCCGGCAATTCGGTGGAATATATCGCCGAATTGGCGCTGATGACGCCGTATCAATATCTGGTGACGCTGGACAGTGACAAACACATGACCCATGTGCTGCGCATAGACATGAACTCGCCGGATATTTTGCTGCGCGAGGTGAAAAATCCCGAGCACAATGACATCTTTCGCAGCCTGAACGATTTGTACCCCGTCGGCGCCAAGCGCCCGCATAGCCGCTATCTGGGCGAGATTTTGCTGGCTAGCGACCGCCATGCCGTGGTGGCGGAACAGCAGCAGCGCGAGTTTCGCTTTTTTTCGGTCGGGCAATTGGCCGAATTGGATTTGCCGGTCAATGTCAGTCTGTCCAAGCCGTCGCCCTATACGCAAAACCTGGTCGGCTACATGGAGCGACCGATGGACGGCATTCGGGTTTATCACCACGGCGAATGTGTCATTTTGAACGCGGCGCAGGCCGCCAACGACCGCGGCAAGGAAATGCAACAGCGTTTGGGCGTAGCCGACTTGATTGGCCCCATCGACCATCTGGCGACGCGGGTCTACAGCCAAAACCGGGAAGCGGCGATATTGGAATACCTGGCGCTATCCAGCTACTACTGGGGCAGTTACGACATCAAGGATCAAAACTCGTCGACCAACGTCACCAAAAACGTGCGGCAGCAGCCAGAGTCCGCCAGTCCGGCCAAGGTATTCACCGCCAATAACCTGCCTTATTGCGTCAATCATCTGGATAAATTGCCCAGCCCGACCGAGACTTTCGTGCGCAATTACGGGCCTCGCTTGCATCATATCGCCGTGGAAGTCAAGGACGGGCAAACGCAGAACAAGGAGAACATCGATTACGTGGTGGAAGCCATCGCGGCGCAAGGCAAGGGGTTTTTACTGGAAACCGTGGGGTCGCGCGAGGAGGGTCTGAAGCAGATTTTTTCCTCGGCCTCGGATTTTTCGTCGTTGATCATCGAATACGTGCAACGCTTTGGCGACTTCCAGGGTTTTTTCACCCGCGAGAACGTGGCCTTGTTGACTTATGCGGCCGGCCAGGAGGAAGGCGTGAAAGACCGCTTCAACGGCAGCCGCTAG
- a CDS encoding phenylpyruvate tautomerase MIF-related protein, which yields MPYLKLNTNVEITEEQSQQLLTDLSQLLARETGKPERYVMVEVAGSRAMIFGGGTQPLAYLECKSIGLSTTQAKALAASIPPLLSARLPLPADRVYIEFSNCPAEFWGWNGSTFA from the coding sequence ATGCCTTATCTAAAACTCAACACCAATGTCGAGATCACTGAAGAACAATCGCAGCAACTGCTGACGGATTTATCGCAATTATTGGCCAGGGAAACCGGCAAGCCTGAGCGCTATGTGATGGTCGAAGTGGCGGGAAGCCGGGCGATGATATTCGGCGGCGGCACTCAACCTTTGGCCTATCTGGAATGCAAGAGTATCGGTTTGTCGACGACACAAGCCAAAGCACTGGCTGCATCGATTCCGCCACTATTATCAGCCCGATTGCCGCTGCCCGCCGACAGGGTGTATATCGAATTCAGCAATTGTCCAGCGGAATTCTGGGGCTGGAATGGTTCGACATTTGCGTAG